DNA sequence from the Prolixibacter sp. SD074 genome:
GCGCCAGCCAAAGCCATCAAACGGGCTGCTTCGGGGTACCATTGGTCCCAGCAGACCAAAACGCCCAACCGGCCTACCGAGGTATTAATTGGTTCGAACCCCGTATCGCCCGGCGTGAAATAGAACTTTTCGTAATAAGCCGGATCATCGGGGATATGCATTTTACGGTATTTCCCGGCAATCGAACCATCTTTCTCGAAAACCACCGCCGTGTTATGATACAAACCAGGCGCCCGCTTCTCAAACAACGATGTGACAAGTACAATACCATGTTCGCGGGCAACCTGGCTGTAATATTCCGTAGACGGGCCTGGAACCGGTTCCGCCAAATCAAACTGACAAACCTCTTCCGTCTGGCAGAAATAGAGGCTGTTGTGCAACTCCTGCAACACGACCAATTCCGCACCACCATTCGCACAAATGGCAATGTTCCCGGTCACTTTATCAATGTTACCCTGAATGTTTTCTGAATTTGACTGCTGAATCAGTCCGGCTTTTATTGTTTTGCCCATAATTCTCTTGATTTTTCAATTTCTACAACACGCCTTTGGGAAACTGCATGGTGACGCAATGCAACGAGCCGTGCTGTTTGATAAGGGGCAAACAGTTGATGCCAACGACTTCCCTGTCGGGGAAAGCTTCCTGAAGCACTTTCCCGGCTTCTTCATCCTTCTCTGTTCCATAAAACGGCAGGAGAACGGCATTGTTCAGAATGAGGAAATTGGCATACGTAGCCGGTAACCTGTCTCCGTCATCGTATACAGCATCAGCCATTGGTAAGGCCAGCAAACGATAAGGTTTTCCCTCCAACGTTGTGAAAGACTTTAATTCATCTTCCATTCGTTGTAAAGCTTCAAAATTCTCATCTTCCGGGTCCGAACAGTTGACGTAGGCAATGGTTTCCGCATCGCAAAACCGGGCCAGCGTATCGACATGACTATCGGTATCGTCCCCTGCAAGGCGACCATTGTGCAGCCACAAAATCCGCTTCAAACCAAAAACATCCGTCAGCAGATGCTCAATTTCTTCCCTGTTCATGTGCTCATTCCGGTTGAGCGATAACATGCATTCCGTGGTGGTGAGTATTGTACCCTCGCCATCCGATTCAATAGCGCCACCTTCGAGCACAAACTGCAGAAAGTTAGCGTATCCGGCATTTGCCGAAAAAGCCTCTTTGTTGAAAAGGCGGCGGGTAATCTGATTATCGTGATTTGAAGGGAACTTCTGGCCCCAGCCATTAAACCGAAAGTCGAACAAAATCGGGGCGCCATTGCGGAACACCGTAATCGGGCCGTGATCGCGTGCCCAGGTATCGTTGGATCGAACTTCGTACAAATGCACATTCTCCAGGTTGGTTCCAGCCAGTTTCTTCTTCAATCCGGCTGCATCCGGACAGACAATCAGTAATTGTTCGCGCATTGCAATTTCTCTCGCTATCGCGATGAAAGTCTGCTCCACTTCGTCAAGCATTTCCGCCCAGTCCGTCCCGGCGTGAGGCCAGGTCAGCATCACGCCGCTTTGCGGATACCACTCGGCCGGAAGAAAGGTGTTTGCACTTACTTTTGTCATGGCGCAAATGTAGAATTTTTCTGTTATTGCTTATCAGCCGGAAAGGCAGCTAATACTTCTTTAAGAAAACCATCCTGATTGAAATGTTCCTGGGAAAATCCCAACCGGACCACCACCAATTTCTTTGAGGGAATGATAAACACCCGCTGTCCGCGATGTCCATCGCAATAGAACATATCTTCCGGCGCATCGGGTATCGATTTATCGCGGTTCAGCCAGAACTGCGCA
Encoded proteins:
- a CDS encoding carbon-nitrogen hydrolase, translating into MGKTIKAGLIQQSNSENIQGNIDKVTGNIAICANGGAELVVLQELHNSLYFCQTEEVCQFDLAEPVPGPSTEYYSQVAREHGIVLVTSLFEKRAPGLYHNTAVVFEKDGSIAGKYRKMHIPDDPAYYEKFYFTPGDTGFEPINTSVGRLGVLVCWDQWYPEAARLMALAGAEVLIYPTAIGWESSDPKDEQQRQLDAWMISQRGHAVANGLPVISVNRVGHEPDHSGQTNGIQFWGNSFVAGPQGELLATAPNDSEANLLVDIDLERSENVRRWWPFLRDRRIDAYGDLLKRFRD
- a CDS encoding agmatine deiminase family protein, with the protein product MTKVSANTFLPAEWYPQSGVMLTWPHAGTDWAEMLDEVEQTFIAIAREIAMREQLLIVCPDAAGLKKKLAGTNLENVHLYEVRSNDTWARDHGPITVFRNGAPILFDFRFNGWGQKFPSNHDNQITRRLFNKEAFSANAGYANFLQFVLEGGAIESDGEGTILTTTECMLSLNRNEHMNREEIEHLLTDVFGLKRILWLHNGRLAGDDTDSHVDTLARFCDAETIAYVNCSDPEDENFEALQRMEDELKSFTTLEGKPYRLLALPMADAVYDDGDRLPATYANFLILNNAVLLPFYGTEKDEEAGKVLQEAFPDREVVGINCLPLIKQHGSLHCVTMQFPKGVL